One stretch of Fictibacillus sp. b24 DNA includes these proteins:
- a CDS encoding carbamoyl phosphate synthase small subunit has protein sequence MKGCITLSNDISFEGDWVGNHHYGSGEVVFYTGMTGYEQVLTDPSYQGQIVVFSYPFIGNYGFDSASMESSKIQVAGVVMAECFSFDVKGSRQSIIDLLNNHNIPALTNVDTRSLIQEIRNKGSLPAVMHLPNTQPESFSLGEYWPATSITKAGSGNTHIVLIDFGFKKSIVDALVNEGCTVTVVPFDQGLADIEKLKPDGFVFSNGSGDPMKFSNYFHRYKNIAVRYPVLGICLGHQILALAFGGETRKLKFGHRGANHPVMNLKTGKVSMSSQNHSYVVKKESLAATGFTIWFENVNDQSVEGLWHSTYNIASVQFHPEAAPGPNEHKEIFQNFIQTVQHKEKVRSYA, from the coding sequence ATGAAAGGCTGTATTACTTTATCAAATGATATTTCTTTTGAAGGTGACTGGGTTGGGAATCATCATTATGGTTCAGGAGAAGTTGTATTTTATACAGGAATGACAGGGTATGAACAAGTGTTGACAGACCCTTCTTACCAAGGGCAGATTGTTGTTTTTTCGTATCCCTTTATTGGGAACTATGGCTTTGATTCTGCAAGTATGGAATCTTCAAAAATTCAAGTAGCCGGTGTTGTAATGGCAGAGTGTTTCTCATTCGATGTAAAAGGCAGCCGCCAATCAATAATTGACCTACTCAACAATCACAATATTCCTGCCCTAACAAATGTGGATACAAGGTCTCTTATTCAAGAGATCAGAAATAAAGGGTCTTTACCTGCTGTTATGCATCTGCCAAATACACAGCCAGAATCTTTTTCTCTAGGAGAATATTGGCCAGCAACATCCATAACAAAAGCAGGATCAGGAAACACGCATATCGTTTTAATAGATTTTGGATTCAAAAAGTCTATCGTTGACGCTCTCGTAAACGAGGGATGCACCGTTACTGTTGTTCCTTTTGATCAAGGCTTAGCTGACATTGAGAAACTCAAACCAGATGGTTTCGTTTTTTCAAACGGTTCAGGTGACCCTATGAAGTTTTCAAACTATTTTCATCGTTATAAAAATATTGCCGTACGCTATCCCGTGCTCGGCATCTGTCTTGGACATCAAATATTAGCGCTAGCATTTGGCGGTGAAACTCGAAAGCTGAAGTTCGGTCATCGCGGAGCGAATCATCCTGTTATGAACCTGAAGACTGGAAAAGTGTCGATGAGTTCTCAAAATCATAGTTATGTTGTGAAAAAAGAGAGTTTAGCAGCTACAGGGTTTACTATTTGGTTTGAAAATGTGAACGATCAGAGTGTTGAGGGGTTGTGGCATAGCACATATAACATTGCCAGTGTCCAATTCCACCCAGAAGCAGCACCTGGTCCGAATGAACATAAAGAAATCTTTCAAAACTTCATTCAAACAGTACAACATAAAGAGAAGGTGAGAAGTTATGCCTAA
- a CDS encoding carbamoyl phosphate synthase large subunit codes for MPKHQDIQKVLVIGSGPIVIGQAAEFDYSGTQACKALKEEGIEVVLINNNPATIMTDNTFADVIYFEPLTAEYAEQIIQKEKPDGLLATVGGQTGLNLAMELHDKGILKKHGVKLLGTDIHSIRKAEDRDEFRSLMKRLGEPVPESEIVTSPHEAIEFAEVTGYPVIVRPAYTLGGFGGGIAPSKEKLTSLVKQGLSASPINQCLIEKSIAGYKEIEYEVMRDKNGTCITVCNMENVDPVGVHTGDSVVVAPSQTLTDDEYQSLRKASLTIINALEIVGGCNIQFALHPHTSEYYLIEVNPRVSRSSALASKATGYPIAKIAAKLALGYNLHELKNPVTGTTFASFEPALDYVAVKMPRWPFDKFYHADRNLGTQMKATGEVMALERNMASAFQKAIRSLELKTNGMYLKELSAMNEETLLDLVVAADDRRFFVVMELLRRGISTDKIHELTQITPYFLTIFNELVSMDHALQQTNLQTVDKNQLHQAKKFGFSDHYLSDIWSVTESEVREKREKWDIIPTYKMVDTCAAEFEAKTTYFYSSWSGKSDKVPEQKKKVAIIGSGPIRIGQGVEFDYCCVHSAIALKANGYEAILINNNPETVSTDYEVSDSLYFEPLTFEDIYHVLQFEGISDVILQFGGQTSINLAKELEDAGFSVLGSPADTVDQMEDRDRFYEFLDSIHIPKVAGYTAQNEAEIKSYAEKLGFPVLLRPSYVIGGSGMKVLYSKSELISFLESEPVSFPVLIDTFLEGTEAEVDVLTDGTDIFVPGIFEHIEGTGVHSGDSLTVTPPQNLSERVTKQILAQSKKIAANMNYKGLFNIQFAIKDEMVYVIEVNPRASRTAPIISKITGVNLLQKATQLLLGASISSLNLEAEHNGQPFITVKAPVFSTIKLPGVSPVLSPMMLSTGEVIGTDTEYDSALVKALKGSSLQLADLWNTKGSIFAEGELAEEEAEKWSKFGYNIKNQKEISFDEWLKTEDKAVYMNFSNDSQCQDAKRAVLERLHVLTRKETSNAYYSALHAVNDSRKEVLI; via the coding sequence ATGCCTAAACATCAAGACATTCAGAAAGTACTCGTTATCGGATCTGGCCCAATCGTAATCGGGCAGGCAGCTGAATTTGATTATTCCGGCACCCAGGCGTGCAAAGCGCTAAAAGAAGAAGGGATAGAGGTTGTTCTGATCAACAATAATCCTGCAACAATCATGACAGACAACACGTTTGCAGACGTTATTTACTTTGAGCCGTTAACGGCAGAATACGCAGAACAGATCATTCAAAAAGAGAAGCCTGACGGACTGTTAGCAACCGTTGGCGGTCAGACAGGGCTTAACTTAGCGATGGAGCTTCATGATAAAGGAATTCTAAAAAAACATGGGGTTAAACTTTTAGGCACAGACATTCACTCCATTCGAAAAGCAGAAGATCGAGATGAGTTTCGTTCATTGATGAAGAGGCTTGGAGAACCTGTGCCCGAAAGTGAAATCGTTACATCTCCCCATGAAGCCATTGAATTTGCCGAAGTCACTGGCTATCCCGTTATTGTACGGCCAGCTTATACACTTGGAGGATTTGGCGGAGGGATTGCACCATCGAAAGAGAAGCTCACCTCACTTGTTAAACAAGGTCTATCAGCCAGTCCGATCAACCAGTGCTTAATTGAAAAAAGCATTGCCGGCTACAAAGAGATCGAATATGAAGTGATGCGCGATAAAAATGGAACGTGTATTACCGTTTGCAATATGGAGAACGTTGATCCTGTTGGTGTACATACAGGCGATTCGGTTGTTGTTGCTCCAAGCCAAACGTTAACAGATGATGAGTATCAGTCTTTAAGAAAAGCGTCTTTAACGATTATTAATGCGCTAGAAATAGTGGGAGGATGCAACATTCAGTTTGCTCTTCATCCACATACATCTGAATATTACTTGATTGAAGTAAACCCGCGTGTGAGCAGGTCTTCCGCTCTTGCATCAAAAGCAACAGGATACCCGATCGCCAAAATAGCAGCAAAACTAGCACTTGGATATAACCTTCATGAACTAAAAAATCCTGTAACAGGAACGACTTTTGCGAGTTTTGAACCTGCATTGGATTATGTTGCTGTAAAGATGCCAAGATGGCCGTTCGATAAGTTTTATCATGCTGACCGAAATCTTGGAACACAGATGAAAGCAACGGGAGAAGTAATGGCATTAGAGAGAAATATGGCTTCAGCGTTTCAAAAAGCAATCAGGTCTCTGGAGCTTAAAACGAACGGCATGTACTTAAAAGAACTATCTGCTATGAATGAAGAGACGTTACTTGATTTGGTTGTTGCTGCAGATGACCGCCGCTTTTTTGTTGTAATGGAACTTTTGCGAAGAGGAATTTCAACAGACAAAATTCATGAATTAACACAGATCACACCATATTTTTTAACCATCTTTAACGAGTTGGTTTCCATGGACCACGCCCTGCAACAAACGAACTTGCAAACCGTGGATAAAAATCAGCTGCATCAAGCTAAAAAGTTTGGTTTTTCCGATCACTATTTGTCTGATATATGGTCCGTAACAGAATCAGAAGTACGTGAAAAGAGGGAGAAGTGGGACATCATTCCAACGTACAAAATGGTGGATACGTGTGCAGCGGAATTCGAGGCAAAAACGACTTATTTTTATTCGAGTTGGAGCGGAAAAAGTGATAAGGTTCCTGAACAAAAGAAAAAAGTGGCCATTATTGGATCAGGTCCAATTCGCATCGGGCAAGGTGTTGAGTTCGACTATTGCTGTGTGCATAGTGCGATTGCTCTAAAAGCTAATGGATATGAAGCTATTCTGATCAACAACAATCCTGAGACGGTCAGTACTGATTACGAAGTATCCGACTCTCTATATTTTGAGCCATTAACCTTTGAAGACATTTATCATGTTTTGCAGTTTGAGGGTATTTCTGACGTGATTCTGCAGTTTGGCGGCCAAACGTCCATTAATTTGGCAAAGGAATTAGAAGATGCAGGCTTTTCGGTACTGGGAAGTCCGGCAGACACGGTTGATCAAATGGAGGATAGAGACCGTTTTTATGAATTCCTAGACTCTATACACATCCCTAAAGTGGCTGGATACACGGCTCAAAATGAAGCAGAAATAAAGAGTTATGCTGAGAAGTTAGGGTTTCCAGTACTGCTTCGCCCATCCTATGTAATCGGGGGAAGTGGCATGAAAGTTCTTTATTCTAAAAGTGAGTTGATAAGCTTTTTGGAAAGTGAACCCGTAAGCTTTCCTGTCCTAATTGATACTTTTTTAGAAGGAACAGAAGCAGAAGTAGATGTGTTGACTGATGGTACAGACATCTTTGTACCAGGAATCTTTGAACATATTGAAGGGACTGGCGTTCATTCAGGAGACAGCTTAACGGTTACCCCTCCACAGAATCTTTCAGAGCGTGTTACGAAGCAAATTTTAGCACAGTCAAAAAAAATAGCAGCGAATATGAACTACAAAGGTCTATTCAATATTCAATTTGCAATTAAAGATGAAATGGTATATGTGATTGAGGTTAATCCTAGAGCATCTCGAACAGCACCGATCATTAGTAAGATTACAGGTGTAAATCTGCTTCAAAAGGCAACACAATTACTGCTTGGAGCATCTATAAGCTCTTTAAACCTTGAAGCGGAGCATAACGGGCAGCCTTTTATCACAGTGAAAGCACCTGTTTTTTCAACGATTAAACTCCCAGGTGTTTCACCTGTTTTAAGCCCGATGATGCTTTCAACAGGAGAAGTGATCGGTACAGATACAGAGTATGATTCAGCTTTAGTTAAGGCCTTAAAAGGTTCTAGCCTGCAGCTTGCCGATCTTTGGAATACAAAGGGCAGCATTTTTGCAGAAGGAGAGTTAGCGGAAGAGGAAGCTGAAAAATGGTCAAAATTCGGCTATAACATAAAAAACCAAAAAGAAATATCTTTTGATGAGTGGCTAAAAACAGAGGACAAAGCAGTCTATATGAACTTTTCAAATGATAGTCAATGCCAGGATGCCAAACGTGCGGTATTAGAAAGATTACACGTTCTGACTAGAAAAGAAACATCAAACGCTTATTATAGTGCGCTGCATGCAGTAAACGATTCGAGAAAGGAAGTGCTGATCTGA
- the argF gene encoding ornithine carbamoyltransferase, which produces MSIVHPLRTTRTKKDFLTLMDYSTSEIIDLLNLARELKKQGSSAPPLLKGKILGMIFEKSSTRTRVSFEAAMLQLGGHAIHLSTRDIQMGRGESISDTAKVLSGYLDALMIRTFHQSTVEELAYNGSIPVINGLTDDFHPCQVLADLLTILEYKGSFKGKKLAYIGDGNNMAHSLMIGAAKVGMDCTIIAPKNYEPKESIISYAKEIAKQNGSTVEITNDPVTGIKDSDVVYTDVWASMGQEAEAEERMNHFKEYQVNAELVSYAKKDYIFMHCLPAHREEEVTAEIIDGHHSVVFPEAENRLHAQKALLVHLMS; this is translated from the coding sequence ATGTCAATTGTACACCCCCTTCGCACAACACGAACAAAAAAAGATTTTCTTACGCTAATGGATTATTCTACATCTGAAATTATCGATCTGTTGAATCTGGCCCGAGAATTGAAGAAGCAAGGTTCATCGGCACCACCACTATTAAAAGGTAAAATTTTAGGGATGATCTTTGAAAAGTCATCCACTCGTACCCGTGTTTCATTTGAAGCTGCCATGCTGCAGCTCGGCGGTCATGCGATCCATCTTTCCACTCGTGACATTCAGATGGGAAGAGGAGAATCGATTTCAGATACAGCTAAAGTATTGTCAGGATATCTAGATGCACTGATGATTCGTACATTTCATCAATCTACCGTTGAAGAGCTTGCTTATAACGGTTCAATCCCTGTAATTAACGGACTTACAGACGATTTTCATCCATGCCAAGTGCTTGCCGATTTGTTAACAATTCTTGAATACAAAGGTTCTTTTAAAGGGAAGAAGCTCGCCTATATTGGAGATGGCAATAACATGGCGCACTCGTTGATGATCGGTGCTGCCAAAGTTGGGATGGATTGTACGATTATTGCACCGAAAAACTATGAACCAAAGGAAAGCATCATCTCTTATGCTAAAGAGATCGCAAAACAAAACGGTTCAACCGTAGAGATAACAAATGATCCTGTTACGGGTATCAAAGACAGTGACGTGGTTTATACAGACGTATGGGCGAGTATGGGGCAGGAAGCTGAAGCAGAAGAACGTATGAATCATTTTAAAGAGTATCAAGTGAATGCTGAGCTTGTTTCATATGCAAAAAAAGATTATATTTTCATGCATTGCTTGCCTGCACATCGTGAAGAAGAGGTGACAGCAGAAATTATTGATGGTCATCATTCGGTCGTCTTCCCAGAAGCTGAGAACCGACTTCATGCACAAAAAGCATTGCTAGTTCATTTGATGTCATAA
- a CDS encoding NifU family protein produces MAETQNLEMREQVEEVLDKLRPFLLRDGGDVELVDIEEGVVKVRLMGACGSCPSSTITLKAGIERALLEEVPGVVELEQVF; encoded by the coding sequence ATGGCTGAAACTCAAAACTTAGAAATGCGTGAACAAGTTGAAGAAGTTCTTGATAAATTACGCCCGTTCCTTCTTCGTGACGGAGGAGACGTGGAATTAGTGGATATTGAAGAAGGTGTAGTAAAAGTACGCCTTATGGGTGCTTGCGGAAGCTGCCCAAGTTCTACAATTACACTAAAAGCTGGTATCGAACGTGCACTTCTTGAAGAAGTACCTGGTGTTGTTGAATTAGAACAAGTATTTTAA
- a CDS encoding YuzD family protein, whose protein sequence is MSNSLIIKVYGAEQKCASCVHLPSAKETAEWLEAAISRKFQNLLFTVLYIDMEKPENEIDQAFSERIYEEDLFYPVVVIDGEVVAEGNPNLKTIYSIIEQNGYGAVS, encoded by the coding sequence ATGAGTAACTCACTTATAATTAAAGTATATGGCGCAGAACAGAAATGTGCCAGCTGTGTTCATCTTCCATCAGCTAAAGAAACGGCTGAATGGCTAGAAGCGGCAATCTCAAGAAAGTTTCAGAACTTACTGTTTACGGTTCTTTATATTGATATGGAGAAGCCTGAAAACGAGATCGATCAGGCATTTTCAGAAAGAATATATGAAGAAGACCTGTTTTATCCTGTTGTTGTGATTGACGGAGAAGTGGTTGCTGAAGGAAATCCCAATCTAAAGACGATCTATAGCATAATTGAACAAAACGGTTACGGCGCTGTAAGTTAA
- a CDS encoding LSM domain-containing protein: MLNPLKGKSHKDESSTFAGHHHHHYHDLCLKYMGQNVTIEMNDGNVYHGQLHSFDQDNMYMVMPGETAERNSRIIFVGPFFPGFGVFGFPFYRIRRFRPYWW; the protein is encoded by the coding sequence TTGTTAAACCCTTTAAAAGGTAAAAGTCATAAAGATGAGTCATCCACATTTGCAGGTCACCATCACCATCATTATCATGATCTTTGTCTCAAGTATATGGGTCAGAACGTCACGATCGAAATGAATGATGGAAATGTATATCATGGTCAGCTGCACAGCTTCGATCAGGATAACATGTATATGGTTATGCCAGGTGAGACGGCAGAGCGAAATAGCCGTATTATTTTTGTTGGGCCGTTTTTTCCTGGTTTCGGAGTTTTCGGTTTTCCTTTCTACCGAATTCGTCGATTCCGCCCATATTGGTGGTAA
- a CDS encoding NAD(P)/FAD-dependent oxidoreductase, translating into MKHLVLLGGGYGNMRVLKRLLNSSDLPEDIQLTLIDRVPYHCLKTEYYALAAGTISDHHVRVTFPDHPRLNIKYGEVTEIDVKEKKVLLKDQDAVSYDDLVIGLGCEDKYHNVPGADQYTLSIQTIDKSRHTYQVLNNLHANAVVAVVGAGLSGVELASELRESRPDLTIKLFDRGDMILSAYKKRLSNYVQNWFVEHGVEVINNSNVTKVEQGALYNHDEKVECDAIVWTAGIQPSRIVRDLDVEKDSQGRVVLSEHHHLPSDEHVYVVGDCASLPYAPSAQLAEEQAEQISQVLLARWNEQPLPEMNEIKLKGVMGSLGKKSGFGTMGSTALIGRVPRLLKSGILWLYKYQV; encoded by the coding sequence ATGAAACACCTCGTTTTACTTGGCGGAGGATATGGAAATATGCGTGTTTTGAAGAGACTTCTTAATTCCTCAGACCTCCCTGAAGATATTCAGCTTACGCTTATTGACCGTGTACCTTATCATTGTTTGAAAACCGAATATTATGCGCTGGCTGCAGGAACCATTTCAGATCATCATGTTCGCGTAACGTTCCCTGATCACCCACGCTTAAACATTAAATACGGTGAAGTTACAGAAATTGATGTTAAAGAAAAGAAAGTACTGTTAAAAGATCAAGATGCGGTTTCGTATGATGATTTAGTAATTGGCCTTGGCTGTGAGGACAAGTATCATAATGTTCCAGGTGCAGACCAATATACACTAAGCATTCAGACAATCGATAAATCGCGTCATACTTATCAAGTACTGAACAACTTGCATGCAAACGCGGTTGTTGCCGTTGTTGGTGCAGGCCTTTCAGGTGTTGAACTTGCATCCGAGCTTCGTGAAAGCCGCCCGGATCTGACGATTAAGCTTTTCGATCGTGGTGACATGATACTATCTGCGTATAAGAAGAGATTAAGCAATTATGTACAAAATTGGTTCGTTGAACATGGGGTTGAAGTCATTAACAACTCTAATGTTACAAAAGTAGAACAAGGCGCATTGTATAATCACGATGAGAAAGTTGAATGCGATGCTATCGTTTGGACTGCGGGTATTCAGCCTAGCCGGATCGTACGTGATTTGGATGTTGAAAAAGATAGTCAAGGACGAGTGGTTCTAAGTGAGCATCATCACCTTCCTTCTGACGAACATGTCTATGTAGTAGGAGATTGCGCAAGTCTTCCTTACGCACCTAGCGCACAGCTCGCAGAGGAACAAGCTGAGCAAATCTCACAAGTTCTATTAGCCCGTTGGAACGAACAGCCACTGCCAGAGATGAACGAGATTAAATTAAAAGGTGTTATGGGATCACTTGGTAAGAAGAGTGGTTTCGGTACGATGGGAAGCACAGCTCTTATCGGACGAGTACCTCGTTTATTAAAATCAGGAATCCTCTGGTTGTATAAATATCAAGTATAA
- a CDS encoding YuzB family protein: MRPIIEFCVSNLASGAQKALEELEKDYDLDVIEYGCLGYCGHCAKSLFALVNGDIVHGETSDELVKNIYNHIEENEMF; this comes from the coding sequence ATGAGACCGATTATAGAGTTTTGTGTAAGTAATTTAGCAAGCGGTGCACAAAAAGCGCTCGAAGAACTCGAGAAAGACTATGATCTTGATGTAATTGAGTATGGATGTCTAGGCTACTGCGGACACTGTGCCAAATCGCTTTTTGCTCTCGTGAACGGAGATATCGTGCACGGAGAAACATCAGATGAACTTGTTAAAAACATCTACAATCATATAGAAGAAAATGAAATGTTCTAA
- a CDS encoding NupC/NupG family nucleoside CNT transporter has product MQILWGLGGMLVLLVIAFLLSQNKKAINWRTVLGALAIQVAFALIVLKWDAGKKALQGVSEKVSNVVAYANEGITFLFGSMIPAEGKGFIFAFQVLTVIIFFSSLISVLYYLGIMQWVVRILGGALSKLLKTSKAESMSATANIFLGQTEAPLVIRPYMNRLTQSELFAVMVGGLASVAGSVLIGYYLLGVPLEYLIAASFMCAPAGLAIAKIIVPETEEPETMGEIKLERDKDTVNVIDAAAKGAGDGLQIALNVGAMLLAFIALIALVNGILGGIGGWFGYEITLQQILGYLFAPIAFVIGVPWEEAVKAGTFIGQKIVLNEFVAYSSFAPQIPDLMPKTVAVVSFALCGFANLSSIAILLGGLGAMAPSRRPDIARLGMRAVIAATIANLLSGAIAGMFIL; this is encoded by the coding sequence ATGCAAATTTTATGGGGATTAGGCGGTATGCTGGTTCTTCTTGTAATCGCATTCTTGCTTTCTCAAAATAAGAAAGCGATTAACTGGCGAACAGTACTAGGCGCTCTTGCGATTCAAGTTGCCTTCGCATTAATCGTATTAAAATGGGATGCAGGTAAGAAAGCTTTGCAAGGTGTTTCTGAAAAAGTTTCTAACGTTGTTGCTTATGCGAACGAAGGAATTACTTTCTTGTTTGGAAGTATGATTCCAGCAGAAGGAAAAGGATTTATTTTTGCATTTCAAGTTTTAACAGTAATCATTTTCTTTTCTTCTTTAATCTCAGTTCTTTACTATCTAGGTATCATGCAATGGGTTGTAAGAATTTTGGGTGGAGCTCTATCCAAGCTATTAAAAACAAGTAAAGCTGAATCTATGAGTGCTACAGCAAACATTTTCTTAGGTCAAACTGAAGCACCTCTTGTAATTCGTCCATATATGAATCGTTTAACACAATCAGAGCTTTTCGCAGTAATGGTCGGTGGACTTGCATCGGTAGCAGGTTCTGTACTAATTGGTTACTACCTATTAGGTGTACCTTTAGAGTACTTGATCGCAGCTAGCTTTATGTGTGCTCCTGCAGGACTTGCGATTGCGAAAATCATTGTTCCTGAAACAGAAGAGCCTGAAACAATGGGTGAGATCAAATTAGAGCGTGACAAAGATACAGTAAACGTAATCGACGCTGCAGCAAAAGGTGCTGGAGATGGACTTCAAATTGCACTAAACGTAGGGGCAATGCTACTTGCTTTCATCGCACTTATCGCACTAGTTAACGGTATCCTTGGCGGTATCGGTGGCTGGTTTGGCTATGAGATCACACTTCAGCAAATCTTGGGCTATCTATTTGCTCCAATTGCATTCGTAATTGGTGTACCTTGGGAAGAAGCAGTTAAAGCCGGTACTTTTATCGGTCAAAAAATTGTATTGAATGAGTTTGTTGCTTATTCTTCATTTGCACCTCAAATTCCTGACTTAATGCCAAAAACGGTAGCGGTTGTAAGTTTCGCACTTTGTGGTTTCGCGAACCTTTCTTCGATCGCAATCCTTTTAGGTGGTCTTGGAGCTATGGCGCCAAGCCGTCGTCCAGACATCGCAAGACTTGGAATGCGTGCTGTTATCGCAGCTACAATTGCTAACTTACTAAGCGGTGCGATCGCAGGTATGTTTATTCTTTAA
- a CDS encoding ECF transporter S component codes for MQKGKIKQMVAVSMLSTIAYVLMMLDFPFPGLPPFLKIDFSEVPALLAAIIFGPAAGIMVEAIKNVLHYGIVGSFTGVPVGQLANFVAGILFILPVSYLFRKKHTVKRLSTGLILGTVLMTFMMGLLNYLIILPAYTWFLGADPMSSQMMMDLILKGITPFNLIKGTIITLLFLALYNRMQPWVMKQIAQQA; via the coding sequence ATGCAAAAGGGAAAAATCAAACAAATGGTAGCGGTATCGATGCTCAGTACGATTGCATATGTACTGATGATGCTCGACTTTCCGTTTCCAGGGCTGCCTCCATTTCTAAAAATTGATTTTAGTGAGGTGCCTGCACTGCTAGCTGCCATCATATTCGGACCAGCAGCAGGAATAATGGTTGAAGCAATTAAAAATGTACTTCATTACGGAATTGTTGGAAGTTTTACAGGTGTACCCGTTGGTCAATTAGCAAACTTTGTCGCCGGGATCCTTTTCATTCTTCCAGTATCCTACCTATTCCGCAAAAAGCATACGGTTAAACGTCTTTCAACTGGCTTAATTCTAGGAACAGTTTTGATGACTTTTATGATGGGATTACTGAACTATCTGATCATCTTGCCAGCATATACATGGTTCCTAGGTGCTGACCCTATGTCTAGCCAAATGATGATGGATCTTATTCTAAAAGGGATTACACCATTTAACTTAATAAAAGGAACGATTATTACTTTGCTGTTCTTAGCACTATATAATCGAATGCAGCCATGGGTAATGAAACAGATTGCTCAGCAGGCTTAA
- the dapF gene encoding diaminopimelate epimerase: MDTLKFTKMHGLGNNYIYVNMFEETIAEADMPQLAVAVSNPYTGIGSDGMILICPSDLAPVKMRIFNNDGSEAKNCGNGLRCVAKYAYEHALVKETEFQIETLGGLVTAKVTPDHNNKVSFVTVNMGKPILQPRQIPLNGFNNLDQVINEAVSFNGTSLNMTAVSMGNPHAVFFVDNIQKAPLHSLGPIIEKDPMFPDWVNAEFVEVVSKSEMHFRVWERGSGITQACGTGACAAAVAAVLNEKAERNTDITVHLAGGDLIINWQDNGDVLMSGPAEVICTGEYHIK, from the coding sequence ATGGATACTTTGAAATTCACGAAGATGCATGGACTAGGCAATAATTATATTTACGTCAATATGTTTGAAGAAACAATCGCTGAAGCTGACATGCCTCAACTAGCAGTAGCTGTTTCAAATCCCTACACTGGAATTGGGTCAGACGGTATGATCTTAATCTGTCCAAGTGATTTGGCACCCGTTAAGATGCGGATTTTTAACAACGATGGATCGGAAGCTAAGAACTGTGGCAATGGACTTCGCTGCGTAGCTAAATATGCGTACGAACACGCACTAGTGAAAGAAACAGAATTTCAGATTGAAACTCTTGGCGGATTAGTAACTGCAAAAGTAACACCAGATCACAACAATAAAGTATCGTTCGTTACCGTTAATATGGGGAAGCCGATCCTACAACCCCGACAAATTCCATTGAATGGCTTTAACAATCTTGATCAAGTAATAAATGAGGCTGTATCTTTTAATGGAACCTCTTTAAATATGACTGCAGTATCAATGGGAAATCCGCATGCTGTGTTCTTTGTGGACAACATTCAGAAAGCACCATTGCATTCACTTGGACCAATAATTGAAAAAGACCCAATGTTTCCGGATTGGGTGAACGCAGAGTTTGTTGAGGTGGTATCAAAAAGTGAAATGCACTTTAGAGTTTGGGAAAGAGGTTCGGGTATTACTCAAGCTTGTGGTACTGGGGCATGTGCAGCAGCTGTTGCAGCAGTCCTAAATGAAAAAGCAGAAAGAAATACGGATATTACCGTTCATTTAGCAGGTGGAGATCTTATAATAAATTGGCAAGATAACGGTGATGTGCTTATGAGTGGTCCAGCAGAAGTAATCTGTACAGGTGAATATCATATAAAATAA